In Aphelocoma coerulescens isolate FSJ_1873_10779 chromosome 3, UR_Acoe_1.0, whole genome shotgun sequence, a single window of DNA contains:
- the LOC138107049 gene encoding proline-rich protein HaeIII subfamily 1-like: MQRADSSTQGPPHQLGGDDRLSPPAPQTPYGSVRERRHPAGPRSPPGPSPPPPVSAPAPSPAGARRGEGAALPACVPARLRRSADPRGPAQAGAALPPPRRGRARCRCPLPPGSSCGTRAVIPRAAARGRGGAGAPAGIGSPEVRPPPRPAAPPARRPRRASAALGGGPRTRSSPRQCESVTPLLRIGF; encoded by the coding sequence atgcAGAGAGCAGACAGCAGCACTCAGGGGCCACCTCACCAGCTGGGTGGGGATGACCGCCTCAGCCCCCCGGCGCCGCAGACCCCGTACGGCTCGGTCCGGGAGCGAAGGCACCCGGCTGGACCGCgatcccccccaggaccttccCCGCCGCCTCCCGTGTCAGCCCCGGCCCCTTCTCCGGCGGGGGCAAGGCGCGGGGAAGGGGCTGCCCTTCCCGCTTGTGTCCCCGCCCGGCTGCGGCGCAGCGCGGACCCGCGTGGGCCGGCGCAGGCGGGCGCGGCGCTGCCTCCCCCGCGGCGTGGCCGGGCGCGGTGCCGGTGCCCGCTGcctccggggagctcctgcggcaCCCGCGCTGTCATTCCCAGGGCAGCGGCTCGCGGCAGGGGAGGCGCCGGCGCCCCCGCGGGGATTGGCAGCCCCGAGGTGCGGCCGCCCCCGCGCCCGgcagcgccgcccgcccgccgcccccgccgcgcctcGGCAGCGCTCGGCGGCGGTCCCCGCACGCGGTCCAGCCCGCGGCAGTGCGAGAGTGTGACCCCACTGCTTCGCATCGGCTTCTAA